In one Rhodopirellula halodulae genomic region, the following are encoded:
- a CDS encoding NUDIX hydrolase, with product MKKKSSVSTVRKSSKKSRKASANTQTKTKSQRKSVKKSGKKSTKKSAKKSAKQSSVSPHARKSTTSRKAAKKSVRKSTAKGVRSRSTPRPASEEAIEDAFRFCPSCQAPNQSPGTIPFRCEQCGFAFFFGPVAAVGGLIVNQDQELLLVRRARDPGRGQWGLPGGFVDRGESIEDALRREVTEETQLTIASMRLLTTGPNHYTYQGVTADVVDLFFVCQVENEDSVELEPTELSDYRWCVPTKRELNNMAFPSNRIAVEQWLRERKSNHS from the coding sequence ATGAAAAAGAAATCGAGCGTCTCCACCGTTCGCAAGTCTTCCAAGAAGTCTCGCAAGGCGTCCGCCAACACCCAAACCAAAACCAAGTCCCAGCGAAAGTCGGTCAAGAAGAGCGGAAAAAAGTCCACCAAAAAGTCAGCCAAAAAATCCGCGAAGCAATCCTCGGTTTCCCCGCACGCACGCAAATCGACCACATCACGAAAGGCCGCTAAAAAATCCGTTCGCAAATCGACCGCGAAAGGTGTTCGTTCTCGATCCACACCTCGTCCCGCATCCGAAGAAGCAATCGAAGACGCTTTTCGATTCTGTCCTTCTTGTCAGGCACCCAATCAGTCTCCGGGAACGATTCCGTTTCGCTGTGAGCAATGCGGGTTCGCTTTTTTCTTCGGTCCCGTCGCGGCGGTCGGAGGTTTGATCGTCAACCAGGACCAAGAATTGCTGCTGGTACGGCGGGCTCGTGATCCAGGAAGAGGCCAGTGGGGACTTCCGGGAGGATTCGTTGATCGAGGAGAATCGATCGAGGACGCACTGCGTCGCGAGGTCACCGAAGAAACTCAGTTGACCATTGCGAGCATGCGGCTTCTGACCACGGGACCCAATCACTACACCTACCAAGGCGTCACCGCCGACGTCGTGGATCTGTTCTTTGTTTGCCAAGTGGAAAACGAGGACTCAGTCGAACTCGAACCGACCGAACTGAGCGATTACCGATGGTGTGTTCCCACCAAACGTGAACTCAACAACATGGCGTTTCCATCCAACCGCATCGCCGTCGAACAGTGGCTTCGCGAGCGCAAATCCAACCATTCATGA
- a CDS encoding transcriptional regulator yields the protein MKRVSLPVVSAQQYRGAVEGELWELRPAAVAGSFSARSQPVNDSPEAIAQLATTMLQTPADFPTIVEAIVPGDHVALAVDPNVPRLNDVLRGVLNLLGRANAGRVSVVLWSEASEAFAKELEDELDGVANNTDTLKPLNVEVVRHQPHRRESLRYIVADENAEAVYIAKDLVDADFTLPILSARARDAINNIDPTGIFPLFADAATQHRYQTGKTTEPSEAAWLLGVQVMMLASADAAGELGRLVAGTPDALRHELTNLYASGETADAESWDAAESPNQDQSSISETVPTADLVVAALDGDAASQTWVNLARAAIAAGRHVTPGGTIVLWSEVAAAPDPVWSRELGQGITGIESNEDDSDDQPGNEASLDQDTAFRSWDAETPLARQWNQLIADGHVLVHCQLEDDVIESFGMGVIHSVDELRTLGSRLSGAGVLRAAHYHTESITAFSMNEEPTSSDTASESEDQ from the coding sequence ATGAAGCGTGTTTCTCTGCCTGTCGTTTCGGCCCAACAGTATCGCGGAGCGGTGGAAGGTGAATTGTGGGAATTGCGTCCCGCCGCGGTGGCAGGCTCGTTTTCCGCCCGGTCGCAGCCCGTTAACGATTCCCCAGAAGCGATCGCGCAGCTGGCCACAACGATGCTGCAGACTCCGGCTGACTTTCCGACGATCGTGGAAGCGATCGTTCCAGGGGATCACGTGGCGTTGGCGGTGGATCCCAACGTCCCGCGTTTGAACGACGTTCTAAGAGGGGTGCTGAACTTACTGGGGCGAGCCAATGCGGGTCGAGTCAGCGTGGTGCTGTGGAGCGAAGCCAGCGAAGCGTTCGCGAAAGAATTGGAAGACGAACTCGATGGTGTCGCCAACAACACCGACACACTGAAGCCGTTGAACGTCGAGGTCGTTCGGCATCAACCACACCGTCGTGAAAGTTTGCGGTACATCGTGGCGGATGAGAACGCCGAAGCGGTCTACATTGCCAAAGACTTGGTCGACGCCGATTTCACTTTGCCGATCTTGTCCGCGCGGGCTCGCGACGCGATTAACAACATTGACCCGACGGGGATCTTCCCGCTGTTTGCTGACGCGGCGACCCAGCATCGCTATCAAACGGGCAAGACCACGGAACCATCTGAAGCCGCTTGGTTGCTTGGCGTTCAAGTCATGATGTTGGCATCGGCCGATGCTGCTGGCGAACTGGGGCGTTTGGTTGCCGGAACGCCGGACGCATTGCGACACGAATTGACCAACCTATACGCCAGTGGCGAAACAGCCGACGCGGAATCATGGGACGCGGCCGAATCACCCAATCAAGACCAATCCAGCATCAGTGAAACCGTCCCCACGGCCGATTTGGTCGTTGCCGCATTGGACGGTGACGCGGCCTCGCAGACTTGGGTGAACTTGGCACGCGCTGCCATCGCGGCCGGACGTCACGTGACCCCCGGCGGAACAATCGTGCTCTGGTCCGAAGTGGCCGCCGCACCGGATCCCGTTTGGTCGCGAGAGTTGGGGCAGGGGATCACGGGCATTGAAAGCAACGAAGATGATTCTGACGACCAACCCGGCAATGAAGCCTCGCTCGATCAAGACACCGCCTTCCGGTCCTGGGATGCGGAGACGCCACTGGCACGGCAATGGAACCAATTGATCGCCGACGGTCATGTCTTGGTCCACTGCCAATTGGAGGACGACGTGATCGAATCCTTTGGCATGGGCGTGATCCATTCGGTAGACGAGCTTCGCACGTTGGGTTCGCGACTGAGCGGGGCCGGCGTTTTGCGAGCCGCTCACTACCACACCGAATCCATCACGGCTTTCTCCATGAACGAAGAGCCCACTTCGAGTGACACGGCGTCGGAAAGCGAGGACCAGTGA
- the tmk gene encoding dTMP kinase, with protein sequence MPSPLNEQHTYPGKLITLDGIDGVGKTSQIEILAERLRSEGHEVMCVRDPGSTELGTRLRAMLLDSDLEMHRRTEAMLFMASRCEMIESTLRPALADGVIVISDRFLLANVVYQSVGGDVKSELLWQMGRLACGGVQPDTTLLLDLPAEISMQRVGGEKDRMESRGMDYMAKVRQAFLRELSNAGGQTYVIDASGTIEEVAASIANIDLL encoded by the coding sequence ATGCCGTCACCTTTGAACGAGCAGCACACTTATCCCGGAAAATTGATCACGCTGGACGGGATCGATGGCGTGGGAAAAACATCGCAGATCGAGATTCTTGCCGAGCGTCTTCGATCGGAAGGTCACGAAGTGATGTGCGTGCGTGACCCGGGATCCACTGAACTGGGGACTCGTTTGCGAGCGATGTTGCTGGACAGCGATTTGGAAATGCATCGACGCACCGAGGCGATGCTGTTCATGGCCAGCCGCTGCGAGATGATCGAATCCACCTTGCGTCCGGCACTTGCCGACGGGGTCATCGTCATCAGCGATCGATTTTTGCTCGCCAACGTGGTGTACCAGAGTGTTGGCGGGGACGTGAAGTCGGAACTTCTCTGGCAGATGGGGCGTTTGGCTTGTGGAGGCGTGCAACCTGACACCACATTGTTGTTGGACTTGCCCGCCGAAATTTCAATGCAACGCGTCGGTGGCGAAAAGGACCGCATGGAATCTCGCGGCATGGATTACATGGCAAAGGTACGGCAAGCCTTCCTGCGGGAGCTATCCAATGCCGGTGGCCAAACGTACGTCATCGATGCATCGGGAACGATTGAAGAGGTCGCCGCCTCCATCGCCAACATTGATTTGTTGTGA
- a CDS encoding DUF1571 domain-containing protein, whose product MTSETPTTETDSLDSGSTRNPRTFGIAAVCFVLGIAVGWFLRGPGKPNTTAVAPTSIGSVANSGGEASSNAENESQEVAMAEVLKLAEGSLQHLIEHVDGYTTRMIKHEQDRSGVLQEPSEMFMKIQTRHVGGETGQGLRAYLRFETPESAKGREVIWIEDQNDGQMLVREAGFIGSMMTAKLDPTNFLAMRGQRYPITEIGLTNLVEKLIERGSRDIDNPDVRVIRTPRHKFDGKPLTLLQIQRASPSDQPDDFSLAEVVIDEERQLIVSFRSFGWPETEGDAPPLIESYEYHDLVLNPKLTDLDFDPANPEYTFPE is encoded by the coding sequence ATGACCTCCGAGACACCCACCACCGAAACCGATTCACTCGATAGCGGATCGACACGAAACCCGCGTACATTCGGCATCGCTGCCGTTTGCTTCGTTTTGGGAATCGCGGTCGGATGGTTTCTTCGCGGGCCGGGCAAGCCAAACACCACCGCGGTCGCGCCCACTTCGATCGGTTCGGTGGCGAATTCCGGCGGTGAGGCTTCCTCCAACGCCGAAAATGAGTCACAAGAAGTGGCGATGGCGGAAGTGTTGAAATTGGCGGAAGGATCGCTGCAACACTTGATCGAACACGTCGACGGCTACACGACTCGCATGATCAAGCACGAACAGGATCGAAGCGGGGTGCTGCAAGAACCGTCCGAAATGTTCATGAAGATCCAAACACGGCATGTGGGCGGCGAGACCGGACAAGGCCTGCGAGCCTACTTGCGTTTCGAAACACCGGAATCAGCCAAGGGGCGCGAGGTGATTTGGATTGAAGACCAAAACGACGGACAGATGTTGGTCCGCGAAGCGGGATTCATCGGCAGCATGATGACTGCGAAATTGGATCCGACCAACTTTTTGGCGATGCGTGGTCAGCGTTATCCGATCACCGAAATTGGTCTGACCAATTTGGTTGAAAAATTGATCGAACGCGGCTCGCGCGACATCGATAATCCCGACGTTCGCGTGATCCGAACTCCGAGACACAAGTTTGACGGCAAACCGTTGACGCTGCTGCAAATTCAGCGGGCATCGCCATCCGACCAACCCGATGATTTCTCGCTGGCGGAAGTGGTGATCGATGAGGAGCGTCAACTGATTGTCAGCTTCCGCAGTTTCGGCTGGCCGGAAACCGAAGGTGATGCACCACCGTTGATCGAATCCTACGAGTACCACGATTTGGTTTTGAATCCCAAACTGACCGACTTGGATTTTGATCCAGCCAACCCAGAATACACCTTCCCGGAATGA
- a CDS encoding potassium channel protein has product MTAHKLAPIHLQIARLTAPWMFAMSVMFLVAQAILIVMWVDVPNLRETTTQAHVDEYVIPVDSTYLGMWFEQAAIVTMLVVWPIVLLESIYHWIIRPKTKSMRWFHFYTLMFCICPSLRMCARSYEMHGQLWLPGMSWQRTNKRLRRRLAQHFSVPMIGIALLILPVLVTEFFLRDQVARYQWLRIALHVGTGVIWFAFAAEFILMVSIAEKKLQYIRHNWVDLAIILLPFFSFLRSLQAVRGTRLAKLAKIPQLAKLARAYRLRGTALKGFRALVILGVATRLFKTDKNRQLERLQAELTVARRETRLIRLAIARLEREIQEECEDSEDEETGETD; this is encoded by the coding sequence ATGACCGCACATAAGCTCGCACCCATCCACCTGCAAATTGCGCGACTGACCGCGCCGTGGATGTTCGCGATGTCGGTGATGTTCTTGGTCGCTCAAGCGATCCTGATCGTGATGTGGGTCGATGTCCCCAACCTTCGCGAAACGACCACGCAAGCTCATGTGGATGAATACGTCATCCCGGTCGACTCGACGTACTTGGGGATGTGGTTCGAACAGGCCGCGATTGTGACGATGTTGGTCGTGTGGCCGATCGTTCTTCTCGAGTCGATCTATCACTGGATCATCCGGCCAAAAACCAAGTCGATGCGTTGGTTCCATTTTTACACGCTGATGTTTTGCATCTGTCCGTCGCTGCGGATGTGTGCTCGCAGCTACGAAATGCACGGCCAACTGTGGTTGCCGGGGATGTCATGGCAACGCACCAACAAACGGTTGCGTCGCCGCTTGGCTCAGCACTTCAGCGTTCCCATGATTGGCATCGCATTGCTGATCCTGCCGGTCTTGGTCACTGAGTTTTTCTTGCGAGACCAAGTCGCCCGATACCAATGGCTTCGGATTGCTTTGCACGTGGGCACGGGAGTCATCTGGTTCGCGTTTGCGGCCGAATTCATCTTGATGGTTTCGATCGCTGAAAAGAAACTGCAGTACATTCGCCACAATTGGGTCGACTTGGCGATCATCCTGCTTCCGTTCTTTTCATTTTTGCGATCGTTGCAGGCGGTTCGTGGAACGCGTCTGGCCAAACTCGCGAAAATTCCACAGCTCGCGAAACTTGCCCGAGCCTATCGACTTCGAGGCACGGCACTGAAAGGGTTCCGGGCCCTGGTGATTCTGGGCGTCGCCACGCGTCTTTTCAAAACCGACAAGAATCGACAACTGGAACGCTTGCAGGCGGAGCTGACGGTCGCCCGTCGGGAAACTCGCCTGATACGGCTCGCCATCGCCCGCTTGGAACGCGAAATCCAGGAAGAATGTGAAGACAGCGAAGACGAGGAAACTGGCGAAACCGATTGA
- a CDS encoding DUF4129 domain-containing protein, protein MSRPHHTAADYAAIGIAPLLIFVMLFSLASFLCLVLYSGHYSGALLWTMLMYTMGATAVARITIEHNRQYANAYALALGVATVYVLITYVGNPIFAVAITVLISYLADRIVHDCTIIDDSVDSSGQGLVDSGLSFLRLHRKKRSSDSSLQGTSPKTPNVATSDGEPDVASSNDKHTKRKRREGHQPGRTVLWLAFGALPLFGIGQFFLGGPSSSWNLARILLTLYLFSALSLLVVTSFLNLRRYLRQRRTEMPLDATVAWLAGGICIIGLILLIAYIAPLPGKAVASLRVPEFLNNREPLSASEYGWGNEGAELSDENDAQSSDIRPEGSPGNQTEPGGQPGGQQGNREDGPAGSDPGGKQQGKGQEPGSEQSAGGQKNESSSNPSNSKSPEGKQSSSQSKQSPSNQNQSQNQASGKNESQNNPSGKQDSSSKQNSSSDPSQSQPQESSNSSTDDSSDSDSSANENESASDSDPQSQPPSQAKQETDNREREDANQPDQSSSQSSQPPKDQPLSARTRPPPSRSPSLGGVLGLIGNFLKWIILLGLFLFIAYFVYNNLDAIMHWWDSLFGEEETPKEETSPAKTKLQPTTPPRPFASFRNPIGEADSQRVVVVTFQALEAWCREQGVERAPDETPSEFVRRVAKQFPTLSQSAVRVVDAYNRIVYGRASAGRDDVQAASSVWQVLAGGNRTS, encoded by the coding sequence TTGAGCCGACCGCATCACACCGCTGCCGACTACGCCGCGATCGGCATCGCGCCGTTGCTGATCTTTGTGATGCTGTTTAGTTTGGCGAGCTTTCTGTGCCTCGTGCTTTACTCGGGGCACTACAGCGGTGCCCTGCTTTGGACGATGTTGATGTACACGATGGGCGCCACCGCGGTGGCCCGCATCACCATCGAACACAACCGACAATACGCCAATGCCTATGCGTTGGCACTCGGGGTTGCGACGGTCTATGTGTTGATCACCTACGTGGGCAACCCCATCTTTGCCGTCGCCATCACGGTGCTGATCAGCTACCTCGCGGATCGCATCGTTCACGATTGCACCATCATCGACGACTCGGTCGATAGCAGCGGGCAAGGCCTGGTCGACAGCGGACTGTCATTTCTTCGTCTGCATCGCAAAAAGCGATCTTCCGATTCTTCGTTGCAAGGCACCTCGCCAAAGACACCCAACGTTGCAACGTCTGATGGTGAACCTGACGTCGCGTCGTCAAACGACAAACATACAAAACGAAAACGCAGAGAAGGCCATCAACCTGGACGCACGGTGTTGTGGTTGGCGTTCGGTGCCCTGCCGTTGTTTGGAATCGGACAGTTCTTCTTGGGCGGTCCCTCCTCATCCTGGAATCTGGCCCGCATCCTGCTGACGCTCTATCTCTTCTCCGCTCTGTCGCTGCTGGTCGTCACCTCGTTCCTGAACCTGCGACGCTACCTACGACAACGCAGAACGGAAATGCCGCTGGATGCCACGGTTGCCTGGTTGGCCGGCGGCATTTGCATCATTGGTTTGATCCTGTTGATCGCCTACATCGCTCCTCTTCCTGGGAAAGCTGTTGCCTCCCTTCGCGTTCCTGAATTCCTGAACAATCGCGAACCGCTTTCGGCGAGCGAATATGGATGGGGGAATGAAGGCGCGGAACTAAGCGACGAAAACGATGCCCAGTCATCAGATATTCGCCCCGAAGGTTCCCCCGGCAACCAAACCGAACCTGGCGGCCAACCGGGTGGCCAACAAGGCAATCGCGAAGACGGCCCCGCGGGAAGTGATCCCGGTGGAAAACAACAGGGCAAGGGACAAGAACCGGGCAGCGAGCAATCCGCTGGCGGTCAGAAGAACGAATCGTCGTCCAATCCTTCGAACTCGAAGTCGCCGGAGGGAAAGCAATCGTCGAGCCAGTCCAAACAATCCCCTTCGAACCAAAATCAATCGCAGAATCAGGCATCCGGCAAAAACGAATCTCAGAACAATCCATCGGGTAAACAAGACTCATCAAGCAAACAAAACTCGTCGAGCGATCCATCACAATCTCAACCGCAAGAGTCATCCAATTCATCGACGGATGATTCCTCCGACTCGGATTCGAGTGCGAACGAGAATGAGTCCGCGTCAGACTCAGATCCCCAATCCCAACCGCCATCTCAAGCGAAGCAGGAGACCGACAACCGCGAACGTGAAGACGCGAATCAGCCCGACCAGTCGTCCAGCCAATCTTCACAACCGCCCAAAGATCAACCTCTTTCGGCGCGAACGCGTCCTCCTCCGAGTCGTTCACCGTCACTCGGTGGCGTTCTCGGTCTCATCGGCAACTTTTTGAAGTGGATCATCCTGCTCGGGTTGTTCTTGTTCATCGCCTATTTCGTCTACAACAACTTGGACGCGATCATGCATTGGTGGGACAGCCTTTTCGGCGAGGAAGAGACGCCCAAAGAAGAGACCTCTCCCGCCAAAACGAAGCTGCAACCAACCACACCTCCGCGTCCCTTTGCATCGTTTCGCAACCCGATTGGTGAGGCGGATTCGCAGCGGGTCGTTGTTGTCACGTTTCAGGCACTGGAAGCGTGGTGCCGAGAACAAGGCGTCGAACGTGCCCCGGATGAAACCCCCTCCGAGTTCGTTCGCCGCGTCGCGAAACAATTCCCAACCCTGTCCCAATCCGCGGTGCGGGTTGTCGATGCTTACAACCGAATCGTTTATGGTCGTGCTTCGGCCGGCCGCGACGATGTCCAAGCCGCCAGTTCAGTTTGGCAAGTCTTGGCCGGTGGCAATCGCACTTCATGA
- a CDS encoding DUF4339 domain-containing protein, with protein MSHGWFHTTKRIGPISEPEMLVRIDRGKITPETLVQSTKTRQRWVPMSTIEPAMRRWKQSHPDDAGDAAHGQAS; from the coding sequence ATGAGCCACGGATGGTTTCATACGACAAAGCGAATTGGCCCGATCAGTGAACCCGAAATGTTGGTTCGCATCGATCGAGGGAAAATCACTCCGGAAACACTGGTGCAGAGCACAAAGACTCGGCAGAGATGGGTTCCAATGAGTACGATTGAACCTGCCATGCGGCGATGGAAACAATCCCATCCTGACGACGCCGGTGACGCCGCGCACGGGCAAGCGAGTTAG
- the ribA gene encoding GTP cyclohydrolase II, with protein sequence MSSPIELNTIPEAVEAIARGEVVIVIDAEDRENEGDFICAGEKATPELINFILSGRGQLCVSVLPEACKRLELSPVVTDNNAPLQTAFMTPIDIANAKTGITASERSETIRRLTVADASAEDFVRPGHVYPLLAKEGGVLRRAGHTEAAIDLARMAGLAPVGVLCEVLNDSGDRASRDDLAELAKKHDLKIISIESLIAHRRVSEKLVSRAATSALPTKYGDFEIIVYEVNYESQEPIAIVFGDLSQPGPAPLVRMHSSCFTGDLIQSLRCDCGDQLHMALDMISREGRGALVYLPQEGRGIGLAQKIRAYGLQDNGMDTVEANHALGFKADMRDYGVGLQILKDLGLNEVRLLTNNPKKTQAFNLRGFDLQVVDQVPIVPPTNEHNVRYLETKREKMGHQLPPMS encoded by the coding sequence ATGTCATCGCCCATCGAACTGAACACGATTCCCGAAGCCGTCGAAGCGATCGCCCGAGGCGAAGTTGTCATCGTGATTGACGCGGAAGATCGCGAAAACGAGGGGGACTTCATTTGCGCCGGCGAAAAAGCCACGCCGGAACTGATCAATTTCATCCTCAGTGGTCGAGGACAGTTGTGCGTTTCGGTCCTGCCCGAGGCCTGCAAGCGTCTGGAGCTTTCGCCCGTTGTCACGGACAACAACGCTCCGCTGCAGACCGCTTTCATGACCCCCATCGACATCGCTAACGCCAAAACGGGAATCACGGCGTCCGAGCGCAGCGAAACCATCCGCCGACTGACCGTCGCGGACGCCTCGGCCGAGGATTTCGTGCGGCCGGGACACGTCTATCCACTTTTGGCCAAAGAGGGTGGAGTGCTACGTCGTGCTGGTCACACGGAAGCCGCCATCGACTTGGCTCGCATGGCGGGTCTGGCACCCGTTGGTGTCCTTTGCGAAGTGTTGAACGATTCGGGTGACCGAGCTTCTCGCGACGATTTGGCCGAACTGGCCAAGAAACACGATCTGAAAATCATCAGCATCGAAAGCCTGATCGCTCACCGACGCGTCAGCGAAAAGTTGGTCAGCCGCGCTGCCACCTCCGCGTTGCCCACGAAGTATGGCGACTTCGAGATCATCGTTTACGAAGTCAACTACGAATCGCAAGAACCCATCGCGATTGTTTTTGGTGACCTTTCGCAACCGGGACCGGCTCCCTTGGTTCGCATGCACAGCAGTTGCTTCACCGGTGACTTGATCCAATCTCTGCGTTGCGATTGCGGCGACCAACTGCACATGGCGTTGGACATGATCAGCCGCGAAGGACGAGGTGCGTTGGTCTATCTGCCGCAGGAAGGCCGCGGCATTGGATTGGCCCAAAAGATCCGTGCCTACGGCTTGCAAGACAACGGCATGGACACGGTGGAAGCCAACCATGCGCTGGGTTTCAAAGCTGACATGCGTGATTACGGCGTTGGCTTGCAAATCCTGAAAGACCTGGGACTCAACGAAGTCCGCTTGCTCACCAACAATCCAAAGAAAACCCAAGCCTTCAACCTTCGCGGGTTCGACCTTCAAGTGGTCGACCAAGTTCCAATCGTGCCTCCCACCAACGAACACAACGTTCGTTACTTGGAAACCAAACGCGAAAAAATGGGGCACCAGTTGCCACCCATGTCGTGA
- a CDS encoding alpha/beta hydrolase yields MPTSSDRFSNTTAVEWGWSEKTVIPNVNQLHVMVWLLLSIAVAGVVVGQDDVAAGQSDVATGQTSSTTGQNDQPRQTEPAAPLESDPKTKLQVRQFLDQRYSDAEGKAGLLDVHVPLAGPNEISVDDSGEFTVHGALRPVVLVIHGGGWALGDKWTLRSYCDRLAELGFVVANMNYRLAPQHQFPCQVDDVRDALLYIAGHAEAWKADLNRVGLFGYSAGGHLSSLVGVLGNEDRSVQMLASQWPESDPRWDQLPKVAAVCAGGPPCDFRGVPEDNAGLSYFLGGTPREVPDNYLGASPTAHVSPGDPPTQLIHGEKDLLVPIVNSEKFAEALRAAGVTVSLTVIENQGHMMTLFDPLTKRSVKEFFLGQLMKP; encoded by the coding sequence ATGCCGACAAGCTCCGATCGTTTCTCAAACACCACCGCCGTTGAGTGGGGGTGGAGCGAGAAAACCGTGATTCCCAACGTCAATCAACTCCATGTGATGGTCTGGTTGCTGTTGAGCATCGCAGTCGCCGGAGTGGTGGTCGGGCAAGACGATGTGGCGGCAGGGCAGAGCGACGTCGCGACGGGGCAGACGAGTAGTACGACTGGGCAAAATGACCAGCCGCGGCAAACCGAGCCCGCGGCACCGCTCGAAAGCGATCCCAAAACGAAGTTGCAGGTGCGTCAATTTCTGGATCAACGCTACAGCGATGCCGAGGGCAAAGCAGGACTGCTGGACGTGCACGTGCCGCTGGCCGGTCCCAATGAGATATCGGTTGATGATTCCGGTGAATTCACGGTCCATGGCGCGTTGCGTCCGGTCGTGTTGGTGATTCATGGCGGCGGTTGGGCCTTGGGCGACAAATGGACGCTGCGATCGTACTGCGACCGTTTGGCGGAGCTTGGGTTTGTCGTTGCCAACATGAATTATCGATTGGCACCGCAGCACCAATTTCCCTGCCAAGTGGACGATGTGCGAGACGCATTGCTGTACATCGCCGGGCACGCGGAAGCCTGGAAAGCCGATTTGAATCGCGTGGGTTTGTTTGGCTACTCGGCGGGAGGCCACTTGTCCAGCTTGGTTGGCGTCTTGGGCAACGAGGATCGATCGGTGCAGATGTTGGCCAGCCAATGGCCCGAATCGGATCCTCGCTGGGATCAGTTGCCGAAGGTTGCCGCGGTCTGTGCGGGAGGCCCTCCCTGCGATTTTCGCGGCGTGCCCGAAGACAATGCGGGACTGAGCTACTTTCTTGGTGGAACGCCGCGTGAAGTCCCGGACAATTACCTGGGGGCCTCGCCCACGGCCCATGTGTCACCCGGAGATCCGCCCACGCAGTTGATCCATGGCGAGAAAGACTTGTTGGTGCCCATCGTCAACAGTGAGAAGTTCGCCGAAGCGTTGCGTGCCGCCGGGGTGACGGTGTCTCTGACCGTGATCGAGAACCAAGGTCACATGATGACTTTGTTTGACCCGCTGACGAAACGGTCGGTGAAAGAGTTCTTTCTGGGCCAGTTGATGAAGCCCTGA
- a CDS encoding DMT family transporter: protein MHLLLPLLASLLFVCGLLFVKRVSQSSVRPEGVDQITLLFFVNLGTSGLMGLLYLFDGVLFESSAPTSSINWSLIWQPLIVAVLFMLGLIFTFTAVEVGDVSIATPVFGVKVVFVTCILALSSSDGIPPAIWGAALLASMGIALIQWTGQHHPKRIGVTIALALTAATCYATFDTLVQRWSPAWGSTRFLPAVFAMVAALTLLALPWVRWRRIPTRGNWKLMLPAVVLLALQAFCITLAVSVFGDAARLNVVYSLRGLWGVLLAYTAARIWGGSEADLTSKLLVMRLSGAGLLTLAVALAVLS from the coding sequence ATGCATCTCCTACTTCCGCTCCTAGCTAGCCTGCTGTTTGTCTGTGGCTTGCTATTCGTCAAACGAGTCAGCCAATCCAGCGTGCGTCCGGAGGGAGTGGATCAGATCACGCTGTTATTTTTCGTGAATCTGGGCACGTCCGGATTGATGGGGCTGCTTTATCTGTTTGACGGGGTGCTCTTCGAAAGCTCCGCTCCGACGTCTTCCATCAATTGGTCTTTGATCTGGCAACCGTTGATTGTTGCCGTCCTGTTCATGCTCGGGCTGATCTTCACGTTCACCGCGGTGGAGGTCGGCGACGTCTCGATTGCGACGCCCGTGTTCGGCGTGAAGGTCGTGTTCGTCACCTGCATTTTGGCGTTGTCGTCGTCCGATGGCATTCCACCCGCGATTTGGGGCGCGGCACTGTTGGCGTCCATGGGCATCGCGTTGATTCAGTGGACCGGCCAGCATCATCCCAAACGCATCGGCGTGACCATTGCGTTGGCGTTGACCGCGGCGACTTGCTACGCAACGTTTGACACTCTGGTGCAACGTTGGTCGCCCGCTTGGGGAAGCACGCGTTTTCTGCCTGCCGTTTTCGCCATGGTCGCGGCGTTGACCTTGCTCGCTTTACCGTGGGTTCGATGGAGACGGATCCCAACTCGAGGCAACTGGAAACTGATGTTGCCCGCCGTGGTTCTGTTGGCTCTGCAGGCTTTCTGCATCACTTTGGCGGTATCCGTCTTCGGCGACGCCGCACGTCTCAACGTCGTGTATTCCCTGCGAGGACTTTGGGGCGTCTTGCTCGCCTACACCGCGGCACGGATCTGGGGCGGCAGCGAAGCGGATCTGACGTCCAAACTGTTGGTGATGCGTTTGTCCGGGGCCGGGTTGCTCACCCTCGCCGTGGCGTTGGCCGTTCTGTCGTAA